Genomic window (Flavobacteriales bacterium):
TCTACCGGCTGCTGGTAACACCGCAGGGCGTGCAGGTGGATGGAATACAGTCCATTGGGACTACGAATTCAAACCCTATCAGCCAGGTTTGTTTTTCTCCCGACGGCAGCAAGTTCGCCATGCCCCGGAGTTCGGTGGTCGACGGAACAGAGATCTTCGGGTTCGACCGTTGCACGGGGCTGTTCTCCGAGCCGGCACCTGTCCAGGTCCCAAACCTGAATTTCAAGGTCGGCGTGGCTTTTTCCCCGAATAGTCGCTTCTTGTATGTCTCGGCAGTGACGGACGTGTACCAGTACGACACGGAGGCTTCCGATATCGCTGGGAGCATGGTCCATATCGCCCATTGGGACAGCACTTACTCACCCAGCCCGCCCTTCGCCACTCTGTTCGACATTGCGCAATTGGCACCGGACGGGAAGATCTATATCGGCACGGGCAACGGTACATTGCGCATGCACGTGATCAACAACCCGGATGCCCCGGGCTTGGCCTGCAACATGGTACAGCACGGCATTGAGCTTCCCCGCTATTACTCGAACTCCCTACCCAACCACCCCAATTATTTTTTGGGGCCTTTGGCGGGCAGCCCTTGCGATACGTTGGCTTTGGGGGTGCAGGAGCAAGCGCCAACACTTACGGTGCGTGCTTATCCGAATCCCTCCAATAGTGCCTTCACACTCAGCTACCCGGCGCAGCCCACGGTAGGCCAGTTGGAAATACGCGATGTGGCCGGGCGGGTGGTGTTGCGCGAGCGCATACCGCAGTGGAGCACCCTGCACCAAGTGGAGCTGGCCGGGCAGGCTGCGGGCATGTACCAATGCAAGCTTACGTGGGCAAATGGGAGTGTTGCCACGCATGTAATTTTGGAACGATGAGGTTGCGGAACATCATAGCCCTACTGGCCTTGGCACCTGCGATGGCATGGGCGCAAAGCGCCGTCCCGGCAGGGACGCCCGATCCTGTCAATCCTGAAATCCTGTCCAAAAAAGACCCAGTCCGATCCGAAGCTCCTAACGCGCTCACCATGCAGGTGATCATGGCACAAAAGCACACCGGCATCTCCGATGAGCAGTGGCGGAAGATCATGCTGGAGCCTGTCAATGCTTCGTTGTATCCCATCCGGCTTACGCAAGGGATGTTGGATACCTTGGATGCGACTAAATTGGATCCGAGGTACCGGTATGAGATGGTGCGGTGAAAGCAACCTTTTCACCCCCCGAACAAGCGCTGCGAGATAGCCAGCAGCCGCTCATCATCAAATGGTCTGGCCATGAGCTGGATACCGAAGGGCAGTCCGTTGGAATGCGTACCCGTGGGGAGCGAGATGGCCGGTGTGCCCGCAAGGTTGGCCTGCACGGTGAAGATGTCCTGCAGGTACATGGTCACGGGGTCGCTGATGTGGCCGTGCGGGAAGGCGGTGGTGGGGCAAGTGGGCGTTAGCACGAGGTCGAAGCGGGAAAGGGTGTCCAGGGTATTGTCCCGGATGATCCGCCGCACCCGCATGCCTTGGGCGTAATACGCATCATAGAAACCGGCGCTTAACACGAAGGTGCCCAACAGGATCCGGCGTTTCACCTCGGGGCCGAAGCCCTCCGTGCGGCTTTTCCGATAGGTCTCGTCGATCCCTTTGGCGCTCTGGGAACGATGCCCGTAACGTATGCCGTCGAAGCGGGCCAGGTTACTGCTGGCCTCGGCGGTGGAAAGGATGTAGTACGTGGGCACGAACAGGTCCGCCATGGGCAGTTCCACCGGCTCCACGGTGTGCCCGTCGGCGCGGAGCCGTTCGATCTGGCCGCTCACATGGGCCTTGATCTCCGGGTCCATTCCTGGATGCTCCAAGCAATGTTCGTAGTAGCCGATCTTCAATTTTCCCGTTTCCGCCGAAATGGAAGGCAAGGGTTTGTGGCTGCTGGTATTGTCCCGCTCGTCCGGCCCGGCGATCACACGGTACACACTGTCAATGTCCCGTGTGTCATGGGCAAAGGGCCCGATCTGGTCGAATGAGCTGGCGAAGGCGATCAACCCGTAACGGCTCACGCGCCCGTATGTGGGCTTGAACCCGGTCACGCCGCAAAAAGAGGCCGGCTGGCGGATGGAGCCGCCCGTATCGCTGCCCAGCGCGATGTGGCAGATCCCGGCAGCCACCGAGGCCGCCGCGCCGCCGCTGCTTCCTCCGGGCACCATGGCCGGGTTTGCGGGGTTGCCCACCGCGCCGAACGCGCTGTTCTCGTTGCTGCTGCCCATGGCGAACTCGTCGCAATTGGTGCGCCCGAGGATCACCGCGTCAGCGGCCAGAATGCGTTCCACCACAGTGCCGCTGTATGGGCTGACATAGCCCTCCAGCATGTGGGATGATGCGGACACGTGATGGCCCGTATAACAGAGGTTGTCCTTGATGCTGATAATGGCCCCGGCCAATGGACCGGCCGTCCCCGCTGCGATCTTCGCATCCACCTCTGCGGCCTTCGCCAGAGCGGTTTCCTCGAACAGCTCCAAGAAAATGTTCAGATCAGCCAGCGTCCGGGCCTCACGAAGCGCCGCGCGGGTCATCTCCACCACGGTCGTGGTTCCGGATGCCAATGCGGCTTTGGCCTCGTGAAAGGTTCGCGTCATGCTCATCGCGCCGGGGGACGCGCGCTCAGGAGTTGCCCGGAGGCGGCGTGGTGTCGTCCTTCTGGGCATCCTTGAACTCCTTCATGCCTCTTCCGAGGCCACGCATGAGTTCGGGGATCTTCTTGCCTCCGAAGATCAGTAGGATGACCGCGACGATGAGGATGATCTCCGTAGGACCTAATTTTCCCATGATTGAGCGGGCGGCCGAAAGAGCGGTCCGTCCGAGGTGACAAATGTAGTGCGGGGGAACTTCCCCCCTTCCTATTGCAGGATCCAAATTGCGGGATCCACTTTTTGCAGGGAACCGTCACTGGCGATCTTCCAGATCTCGATATGCGCCGTACTGGCACCGTCCTCGGTCATCACGGTGCCTACCTCCTGCTTAGTGTCCACCCGGTCGCCCTTGGCCACGGACACCTCCCGGAGGTTGCTATACACGGTGCGATAAGCCCCGTGGCTCAACATCACGGCTTTGCCCGCGCCCGGTATCACGATCACGCTGCTGACCTCGCCGCGGAAGATGGCCCTCACCGGCGCACCGGGCACACAACCGATGTCAAGGCCGTTGTTCTCGATCATGATACCACGAAGCACCGGATGGGCCTGTTTGCCGAACCCGCTGGTGATGGTGCCCTTTGCGACGGGCCAGGGCAATTTGCCCTTGTTCTTTTCGAAGTCGGCGTTCAGCTCCTTGGCTTCCGGGGTCATGGTGAACTCCATTTTCCCCGGTGCCGTGCCCGGCGCTACGCTCTTGCCTGCGGCCTTCCTGCTCTTGGCGATCTCCGCCTCGATGGACTTGCGGATGGCGGCCGCTAATTCCTGTCGTTGCTTTTCCTGCTTCTTTAAGGCTTGGCGCAGTCGGCCTTCCTCCTTTCTCAATCCATCCAAGGCACTTTGCTGGCCCTTTTTGTCTGCGTTCAACTTATGGGCCTCCGTCAATTGGCGATCCAACAGGTTGGTCTTGTCCTTCCGTCTGGCGGCCAGCACATCCACTTTACCGGAGAGCATGGTGCGCGTCTCCTCGATCAAAGTAGCCTGTTGCCTGCGCTGCTGTGCCAATTGCTCCAGATATCGCGATCGCCGGAACGCTTGGGCAAAGCTTTCCGCCGCAAAAATGTAACTGAGCCGGTCGTAGGCGTTCCTGTTCATGTAGGCGAACTGCACCATCCGTCCATATTCCTCCTTGAGGTTCTCCAGATCGGTCTCCAAGGTGCGGATGCTGTCACGCGTGTCCTGGATCTCTTGATCGATCCGGAACACCTCACTGTTCATGGTGTTGATCAGCTCTTGGCGCTGGCGGATCTGCGCTTCCAGCAATTGTACCTGCTGTTGAGTGCTACGCTGGTCTCCGCGGGTCTTTTCGATCAGCGCGCTGGTCTCCTTGATCTGTGCGTCCAGAGCGTCGCGCTTCTTCTCCAGGTCCTTTCTCCCCTGCGCGGCTGCCGGGATCAGGCAGGTGCCGAGGAACAGGACCAGCGCTAATGACCTAGTCCATCGGAGTGAACTTCTCCGGAATGCGGAAGGGAAGGTTGAGCGGTCCATTCAGTTGGATGCGGTCCAAGCGCAACGTGCCTGTGGCTTGTTGGTCCGGAGCGGACAAAGAAAGTATGACGAGAGCGGGGATCGAGCGCCCGTCCACGGTCTTTCGTTCCATATAACGCACATCGGCCTGTTGATCGTGCGCAAGATCGCTAATGAGCACACGGCTTACGCGCATACTGTCGGGATCTATCCAATACTTGTACACCATCGCGTCGTGCCGTTCGGCCCTTCGCAAGGTCCGCTCCAACCTTTTTTCGCGCATGTCCCTGTCGTTCGGCAGGGTATCACCGGGAGCAATATCCTCAGCGGCCCGAACGAATTTCCGTCTTTCCTTACTGGTGAGCGTGTACATGCCGTCCTCCCGGTCGCTGCGGTATTTTTCCGTGGGATCGAGACCGATGGGCAGCCCCAGCAAGGCGTCCTGAAAGAGCTGCAGCGTGGGCTTCACGCCGAATTTGGTCTGAGCCTGGGTGGTGTCGCCGAGCCAATAGGTGTCATGGATCTTGTCGATCAGGAAGAGCGAGTCCGTGGTCAGCAATGCCCGCGCCACTTCGATGCCCAAGGCCGGGGTTATGCTGACCCAAGCGGCGCTGTCCCGCACCACCCGCAGGTGCGCCTTGAAGCTCTTGTTGTCGGTGGTGGTCTTCAGTGAAATATCCGCCTTGGCACTGAAATAGCGGGCATTGGCCGGGGTGCGGGCCGCCAGGTCTTCTTGGAGCTCGGCAGCGCTCTTCGGATGGAGATCGCTAGTGCTTCTCCCGATCAGGGGCTTGCCACTGTGACAAGCGGAAAACAAGACAACAAGTCCCGCGGGGATGACCCAAAGCGGTAGCCTCATTCCACCAAGGTCCCTTCGCTGACCTTCCGGTCGATGAGATCACCAGCCCCTCCAGCGGCCTGAGCCTTTTTCCATTGCTCCAACGCCCCAGCGACATCCCCCAGCTTGAAGAGTATGTCCCCGTAGTGTTCCAGCAACACACCCTCGTCCTTGTCGTTGGCCTTCAGGGCTTTCTCTTGCCACTCCTTGGCCTTGTCATATTGGCCTTCCTTGTAGAGGATCCAGGCATAGGTGTCCATATAGGTGGCCACTCCCGGGGAAAGATCATTGCACTTCCGGCTCATTTCCTCGGCCTTGGCGAGCTTTTCGCCACGCTCGCTGAGGTAATAGGACCAATTGTTCAGCGCGCTGGCATCGTTGGGGTTGATGGCGAGCGCCTTGCCATAAGCCTCATCGCTCTGGGGATAATCCTTCGCGGAGTTATATGAATCACCGAGCAGGCTCCAGAACTGGGCTTCCAGCGGCTTGTTGTCCACCACCAGGTCGCGCCCGGTCACCAGCGCTTCAATGGCTTCTTCGTTCCGCTTGAGCTGGGTGAGCGCAATACCCTGATAGAGATAGAGCTCAGGTTGTGTCGGAAAGAGATCCGCAGCTTTTGCGGCATCCTCGTCCAGTGACTTCCAGTCCGCCAGCTGGTAGTCCAGCTGTAGCAGGGCGCTCCATATCGGGAACTTGTCCTGCTCATGCGCCAGTGCTTCCCTAAATGCGTCGCGCGCTTGTTCGGGTTTCTTTTCCCGCATGAAAAAGTCCCCTTCGATGGACCATGGCTTTCCGGACTGCGGATGGGCCTTCTTCAAGACGTCGATCAAATGGTGGCTCTGCTCGACGAGCTGCTGGTTCACCGAATCAGCTTGGGCCGCGCCGGTCATCTGGTAAAAGCCCAGCAATAGCTGCATCTTCGGGTCGATGTCCAGGTCGGGGTCGGAAAAGGCCTCGCGCAATTGCTCGTAACCCTGTTCCAGGTCGCCCTTATCGTAGTAGAACTGCGCCAAGGAGATGCGCGTCATGCTGTCATCGGGGTCGGCGGCGATCGCCTTTTTGTACAGCTCCAACGCCTTGTCGTCCTGTCCCAGTTCCTGGTACACCTCAGCGAGCATGCCGCAGTAGTGCGTATCCTCCGGGTCCGCAGCGATGGTCCGCTCCAAGAGGTCGCGGGCCTTGCCGATCTCATTGGCTCCGACCAACATGTCGTATTCACGCATCACCAGCTCCTCACTGGGCCCGATGCGCTTCTCCAGATCGCGGTAGACCTTTTGGGCCTCGTCGATCTTTTTCTGTTTGCTCAGCACGTCGGCCAAGCCGAAGTACACCTCGTAGCGTTCAGGCCATTTATCCAGAATGCCCTGGTAAGCCTTGGTGGCACCCGGAAGATCACCAAGTTGGGTGCTGAGGTCCGCCAGCAGAAAGCGGTACCAGATGTTGGTCTTGTCCGTTGCAACGGCCTTCTTCGCCATGGCAAGCGCCTCGTCGCCCTGTTGCGCCTGGTGGTACAGCTTGGCAAGCTCGAACATGGCCGCGGCGTTGGTCGGATCCACCTTCAGTGCAGCACGGTACAGCTGTACGGCCTTTCCGGGATCACCTTGGAGCCGGGCACTGGTGGCGTCCAAGAAAAGACGCATCTCCATCGCCTGCTTGTCCTTCGGCGCGGAGCCTTCCGTATCCGGCGAGGAGGGGCCGCTGTTTACCGCTTTCGTACCGCTGCAAGAAGCCAGCAGAACGATCAGGAACAGAGGGAGGAAGATGCGTGTCATAGAGGGGTTCAGGCTACAGCACAATCGTCACCGATGCTGAGGTCCATGGCTTGTCCGCGCACGGAGCTGCGCTCGCCGAGCATGCTGTTGTCGATCACGGCATCGGTGATCGAAACGTTCGCACGCACGATGGAATTGCGCACCACGCTGCCGGTGATCGTACTACCGCTTTCGATGGAGACATAAGGTCCGACAATGGCCTTGTCCAAAGTGACGCCTTCGCCGATGAAGCAGGGCGGGATCACCACGCTGTCGTTCATCTTCAACTTGGGGTCCACCAGTCCTTTCTCATCCTTGATGAAACCGAGCACCTTGGTGTTGGTATCCACCATGGCGTTCTTGTTGCCGCAGTCCATCCACGCGCTCACGGTGCCGGCCTTGAAGCGGGCACCTTTCTGCTTCATGTGCTCCATGGCGTTGGTGAGCTGGTATTCGCCCTTGTCGCGGATGTCGTTATCGATGAGGTATTGCATCTCACCGCGCAGCCGCTCACCATCCTTGAAGTAGTAGATGCCGATGATGGCCAGATCGCTCACGAATTCCTGCGGCTTCTCCACGAATTCGGTGATGATGCCTTTGTCATCCAGCTTTACCACGCCGAAAGCGCGCGGGTCTTCCACTTTGTTCACCCAGATCACGCCATCGGGATCGGCATCCAGTTTCATGTCGGCACGAAAGAGCGTATCGGCAAAAGCGACGATCACGGGGCCGGAAAGTGCGCTCTGTGCACAAAGGATGGCATGGGCGGTGCCCAGTGCCTCGGTTTGGTGATGGATGGTCCCCTTCGCTCCAACGCCCTTGGCGATGGCTACCAGCTGCTCTTCCACGGCGGTACCGAATGCCGGGTTGGTCACAAAGGCAACCTCCTCCACGGGTTCCCCGGCCACCTTGGCGAGGTCTTCAACAAGGCGTTGAACAATGGGTTTGCCCGCAATAGGCAACAAGGGTTTGGCGGTGGTGTGGGTGTGCGGACGCATCCGCTTGCCCATACCGGCCATGGGAACGATGATCTTCATATCGGGGTCTTCACGGTCAATGCGTACCGGTGTGGCCGAAGCCGCCGGTGCCGCGTTCTGAGGCGCGAAGGTCCGCGTTTTCCTCGAAACGAATGCGCTCGTAACGCGAAACCACCAATTGGGCCACCCTTTCACCGTCCTTCACCTCGAAGGCTTCCTTGCCATGATTGATCAGCAGAACGCCTATTTCACCGCGGTAATCCGCATCGATGGTGCCCGGTGCATTCAACACCGTGACGCCATGCTTGAAGGCCAGACCGCTGCGGGGCCGCACCTGCGCCTCGGTGCCTTCCGGCAGCTCGATGAACAGTCCCGTGGGTATGAGCTTGTATGTGCCGGGCGCGAGGGTGATGGGCGCATCCAAGTTGGCGCGAAGGTCCAAGCCTGCACTGTGGTCGGTGGCGTATGCGGGCAGCGGGTGGTGGCTTTTGTTCACCACGCGAACAGTAGTGGCTTGCTGCGTTTCCCGCAACAAGGTATTGGACTGAAGGTCGTTCGGCATGTTACAAAGGTCGGGGCTGGGGATGGGATGGTGATGCTATTTCACCTCTCACTTTTTAACTCAACTTGATGTCGCGCAATGCGACATCAAGAATTCCTGTTTCATCCTCCGGTATGGAGGTCACAAATTGTGACCTCAAGTTCAGGGCACTGAGACAGTAGAGGTGGCCGCAAATTGCGTGAGAGTATTCTGAAAAGTGTGTCAAGGATAGTTTGACAAACCATTCAGAAACTTGCCCCATGAAAAAGAGAAAAGTTGAAAAAGAGAAGGCGTTCGACTACGCCAAGTTCGAGCAAGAAGCCATCCAAGGATTGACAGAAGGCAAGGGCCTGATCGGAGAACACGGTGTGCTCACGGGCATGATCGGCCGCCTGCTTTCCGCCGCCTTCGAAGGGGAGATGGACGCGCATTTGGACCAGGAGAAGAAGCGGAGCAATAGGCGCAACGGCTACACCGACAAGACCGTGAGAACGGCACTGGGTCCCGTTTCGGTCAGGCCTCCGCGAGACCGCAACGGCAGTTTTGAGCCGACGATCATCAAGAAGTGGGACCGGTCGCTGGCCCCGAACTGGAGAACCAGATCCTGCATCTGTACGGCAAGGGCACCAGCTACGAGGACATTGGGGACCATCTAAAGAAGATGTACGGGGTGAGCTACTCCCCATCGTTCATCAGCTCGATCACCGACCGGGTGTTCGAGGAGATCGAGACATGGCGCAACCGCCCGCTGGAAGAGGTGTACGTGGTCATTTATCTCGATGCGGTCCACTACAAGGTCCGGGAGAATAGAAAGGTGTTGACCAAAGCCGTTTACTCGGTATACGGGGTGAGGATGGACGGGGAACGTGATGTTCTCGGCTTGTTCATCGGCGATGCGGAAGGAGCACGCCATTGGGCGCGCGTTCTGGAGAACATCAGGACCGCGGGGTAAAGGACGTGCTGTTCTTCAGCGTGGACGGCCTGAACGGCTTCAGCGAGGCGATCCAAGGCGTATTCACGCGAGCGGTCGTACAGCGCTGCATCGTCCATATGGTGCGCACCAGCTTGAAGTTCGTCTCTTGGAAGGACTACAAGACAGTTTGCCAAGGACTGCGTTCGATCTACCAGCAGGATAGTCCTGAAGCGGCCTGGGAAAAGCTCCAGGAGTTCAAGCGGGAATGGGTAGGAGATATCCGGAGATCGCGGCCAAGTGGGAGAAAGACTGGTGCGAGCTAAGCCCGTTCTTTGATCATCCCGATGCCATACGCAGGGGTGATCTACACCACGAACCCGGTGGAGGCCCTGCACCGCATTCTTCGCAAGGCCACCAAGACCAAGGGTGCGTTCATCAGCGAAAGTGCCTTGGAGAAGCAATTATATTTGACACTTAAGCACAACGAGAAAAGCTGGAAGAGAAAGGTCCGCAGCTGGCCGCAGATCCTTCAGTCGTTGAGCAACATGTACCCCGAAAGATTGGCCCATGTGCTGGTCTGAGGATCCGGCACGGAGACATTCTCCTTTGGCTTGGGGCCAGGAGAATGTCACCGTGCCTCAGTGCAGATTGACACACATTTCGGAATACTCCCAATTGCGTCAACCTTGAATTAGGCTCTCAAGCGATGGTGCAACTTCCCGCTTCACCGCTTGCTCTTCTCCTTCCCGGCTTTGAACCCAACGACCGGCCGGGGCTTGGTCTTGGCGACTTGCGCCAACAAGCGGCGCTCCTCATCACGCTGTTCCATACTTCTTCAAGTGCTTGAAGATCGCCCGGATGTCCCGGTCGTGATGGCTCACCTTGCCGTTCAATTTTTCCAGTTGGACCAGTACGTCCTTGTGCGTGGCGAACATGGTCCGCATCCGTGTGAATACGCGAATGATCTGGATGTTGACCGCGATGGCGGCTTGGCTGTTCAGCACGCTGGAGAGCATGGCCACGCCCTGTTCGGTAAATACCAAGGGCAGCTTTCTACGGCCTCCCCAACTTGATGTCACATTCTGTGATATCAAGATCTCCCATTCTTCAGGATCCAGCATGAACATGAAGTCAGCTGGGAAGCGCTTGGGATTCCTTTTGACGGCCTGGTTCAAGGTCCGGGTCTCCACTTGGTACAGTTCAGCCAAGTCGCTATCGAGCATCACCTTCTGCCCACGCACCGTGTGGATC
Coding sequences:
- a CDS encoding T9SS type A sorting domain-containing protein; this encodes MDLNFTPSDVLITTEDRWMDYGRTVANISDEGGNLLFSTNSVYVADANGNLMQNGAGLNPSSYTSQYTSHPSGLHISQGCLILPAPVTPGIFYLFHGTIDDQVAFTAHSLYLTTIDMDLEGGLGRVVSKNQVLIADTLNVGKITAVRHANGQDWWVFCHKKDTSTFYRLLVTPQGVQVDGIQSIGTTNSNPISQVCFSPDGSKFAMPRSSVVDGTEIFGFDRCTGLFSEPAPVQVPNLNFKVGVAFSPNSRFLYVSAVTDVYQYDTEASDIAGSMVHIAHWDSTYSPSPPFATLFDIAQLAPDGKIYIGTGNGTLRMHVINNPDAPGLACNMVQHGIELPRYYSNSLPNHPNYFLGPLAGSPCDTLALGVQEQAPTLTVRAYPNPSNSAFTLSYPAQPTVGQLEIRDVAGRVVLRERIPQWSTLHQVELAGQAAGMYQCKLTWANGSVATHVILER
- the gatA gene encoding Asp-tRNA(Asn)/Glu-tRNA(Gln) amidotransferase subunit GatA, whose translation is MTRTFHEAKAALASGTTTVVEMTRAALREARTLADLNIFLELFEETALAKAAEVDAKIAAGTAGPLAGAIISIKDNLCYTGHHVSASSHMLEGYVSPYSGTVVERILAADAVILGRTNCDEFAMGSSNENSAFGAVGNPANPAMVPGGSSGGAAASVAAGICHIALGSDTGGSIRQPASFCGVTGFKPTYGRVSRYGLIAFASSFDQIGPFAHDTRDIDSVYRVIAGPDERDNTSSHKPLPSISAETGKLKIGYYEHCLEHPGMDPEIKAHVSGQIERLRADGHTVEPVELPMADLFVPTYYILSTAEASSNLARFDGIRYGHRSQSAKGIDETYRKSRTEGFGPEVKRRILLGTFVLSAGFYDAYYAQGMRVRRIIRDNTLDTLSRFDLVLTPTCPTTAFPHGHISDPVTMYLQDIFTVQANLAGTPAISLPTGTHSNGLPFGIQLMARPFDDERLLAISQRLFGG
- a CDS encoding twin-arginine translocase TatA/TatE family subunit; its protein translation is MGKLGPTEIILIVAVILLIFGGKKIPELMRGLGRGMKEFKDAQKDDTTPPPGNS
- a CDS encoding peptidoglycan DD-metalloendopeptidase family protein; protein product: MDRSTFPSAFRRSSLRWTRSLALVLFLGTCLIPAAAQGRKDLEKKRDALDAQIKETSALIEKTRGDQRSTQQQVQLLEAQIRQRQELINTMNSEVFRIDQEIQDTRDSIRTLETDLENLKEEYGRMVQFAYMNRNAYDRLSYIFAAESFAQAFRRSRYLEQLAQQRRQQATLIEETRTMLSGKVDVLAARRKDKTNLLDRQLTEAHKLNADKKGQQSALDGLRKEEGRLRQALKKQEKQRQELAAAIRKSIEAEIAKSRKAAGKSVAPGTAPGKMEFTMTPEAKELNADFEKNKGKLPWPVAKGTITSGFGKQAHPVLRGIMIENNGLDIGCVPGAPVRAIFRGEVSSVIVIPGAGKAVMLSHGAYRTVYSNLREVSVAKGDRVDTKQEVGTVMTEDGASTAHIEIWKIASDGSLQKVDPAIWILQ
- a CDS encoding DUF4292 domain-containing protein, with protein sequence MRLPLWVIPAGLVVLFSACHSGKPLIGRSTSDLHPKSAAELQEDLAARTPANARYFSAKADISLKTTTDNKSFKAHLRVVRDSAAWVSITPALGIEVARALLTTDSLFLIDKIHDTYWLGDTTQAQTKFGVKPTLQLFQDALLGLPIGLDPTEKYRSDREDGMYTLTSKERRKFVRAAEDIAPGDTLPNDRDMREKRLERTLRRAERHDAMVYKYWIDPDSMRVSRVLISDLAHDQQADVRYMERKTVDGRSIPALVILSLSAPDQQATGTLRLDRIQLNGPLNLPFRIPEKFTPMD
- a CDS encoding tetratricopeptide repeat protein, which gives rise to MTRIFLPLFLIVLLASCSGTKAVNSGPSSPDTEGSAPKDKQAMEMRLFLDATSARLQGDPGKAVQLYRAALKVDPTNAAAMFELAKLYHQAQQGDEALAMAKKAVATDKTNIWYRFLLADLSTQLGDLPGATKAYQGILDKWPERYEVYFGLADVLSKQKKIDEAQKVYRDLEKRIGPSEELVMREYDMLVGANEIGKARDLLERTIAADPEDTHYCGMLAEVYQELGQDDKALELYKKAIAADPDDSMTRISLAQFYYDKGDLEQGYEQLREAFSDPDLDIDPKMQLLLGFYQMTGAAQADSVNQQLVEQSHHLIDVLKKAHPQSGKPWSIEGDFFMREKKPEQARDAFREALAHEQDKFPIWSALLQLDYQLADWKSLDEDAAKAADLFPTQPELYLYQGIALTQLKRNEEAIEALVTGRDLVVDNKPLEAQFWSLLGDSYNSAKDYPQSDEAYGKALAINPNDASALNNWSYYLSERGEKLAKAEEMSRKCNDLSPGVATYMDTYAWILYKEGQYDKAKEWQEKALKANDKDEGVLLEHYGDILFKLGDVAGALEQWKKAQAAGGAGDLIDRKVSEGTLVE
- a CDS encoding NTP transferase domain-containing protein, coding for MKIIVPMAGMGKRMRPHTHTTAKPLLPIAGKPIVQRLVEDLAKVAGEPVEEVAFVTNPAFGTAVEEQLVAIAKGVGAKGTIHHQTEALGTAHAILCAQSALSGPVIVAFADTLFRADMKLDADPDGVIWVNKVEDPRAFGVVKLDDKGIITEFVEKPQEFVSDLAIIGIYYFKDGERLRGEMQYLIDNDIRDKGEYQLTNAMEHMKQKGARFKAGTVSAWMDCGNKNAMVDTNTKVLGFIKDEKGLVDPKLKMNDSVVIPPCFIGEGVTLDKAIVGPYVSIESGSTITGSVVRNSIVRANVSITDAVIDNSMLGERSSVRGQAMDLSIGDDCAVA
- the dut gene encoding dUTP diphosphatase, whose protein sequence is MPNDLQSNTLLRETQQATTVRVVNKSHHPLPAYATDHSAGLDLRANLDAPITLAPGTYKLIPTGLFIELPEGTEAQVRPRSGLAFKHGVTVLNAPGTIDADYRGEIGVLLINHGKEAFEVKDGERVAQLVVSRYERIRFEENADLRASERGTGGFGHTGTH
- a CDS encoding transposase, translated to MKKRKVEKEKAFDYAKFEQEAIQGLTEGKGLIGEHGVLTGMIGRLLSAAFEGEMDAHLDQEKKRSNRRNGYTDKTVRTALGPVSVRPPRDRNGSFEPTIIKKWDRSLAPNWRTRSCICTARAPATRTLGTI
- a CDS encoding transposase, yielding MGPVAGPELENQILHLYGKGTSYEDIGDHLKKMYGVSYSPSFISSITDRVFEEIETWRNRPLEEVYVVIYLDAVHYKVRENRKVLTKAVYSVYGVRMDGERDVLGLFIGDAEGARHWARVLENIRTAG
- a CDS encoding transposase gives rise to the protein MDGLNGFSEAIQGVFTRAVVQRCIVHMVRTSLKFVSWKDYKTVCQGLRSIYQQDSPEAAWEKLQEFKREWVGDIRRSRPSGRKTGAS
- a CDS encoding transposase; translation: MPYAGVIYTTNPVEALHRILRKATKTKGAFISESALEKQLYLTLKHNEKSWKRKVRSWPQILQSLSNMYPERLAHVLV
- a CDS encoding ORF6N domain-containing protein, yielding MADELVMSKIHTVRGQKVMLDSDLAELYQVETRTLNQAVKRNPKRFPADFMFMLDPEEWEILISQNVTSSWGGRRKLPLVFTEQGVAMLSSVLNSQAAIAVNIQIIRVFTRMRTMFATHKDVLVQLEKLNGKVSHHDRDIRAIFKHLKKYGTA